From the Gouania willdenowi chromosome 19, fGouWil2.1, whole genome shotgun sequence genome, one window contains:
- the dcxr gene encoding L-xylulose reductase: MEISFTGKSALVTGAGKGIGRATALALARCGANVTAVTRTQTDLDSLVQECPSISPVCVDLADWDATDAALQNIGTIDLLVNNAARTSLQPFLEVTQDQFDQTFSVNVKSVLHVSQIVARGMKARGSGGSIVNVSSQASQCALRDHAVYCASKGAVDTLTKVMALELGPFQIRVNAVNPTVVMTEMGHLAWSDPEKSKKMTSRIPLGRFAEVEDVVNTILFLLSDKSNMINGITLPVDGGFLAC, encoded by the exons ATGGAGATTTCATTTACCGGAAAATCTGCGCTTGTAACCGGGGCAGGAAAAG GTATTGGAAGGGCCACAGCTCTGGCTCTGGCACGTTGTGGGGCAAACGTCACTGCtgtcacacgcacacagacagactTGGACAGCCTGGTACAAGAG TGTCCATCTATCAGCCCAGTATGTGTGGACCTGGCTGACTGGGATGCCACAGATGCTGCTCTGCAGAACATTGGCACCATCGATCTGCTGGTAAACAACGCTGCTCGCACTAGTCTGCAGCCATTTCTGGAGGTTACACAGGACCAGTTTGACCA GACCTTCAGTGTGAATGTCAAATCTGTTCTGCACGTTTCCCAG ATTGTGGCTCGTGGTATGAAGGCCAGAGGATCTGGAGGCTCCATTGTCAATGTGTCCAGTCAGGCTTCTCAGTGTGCCCTCAGAGACCATGCTGTCTACT GTGCCTCCAAAGGAGCCGTGGACACATTGACTAAGGTGATGGCTCTTGAGCTGGGACCATTTCAG ATCAGGGTGAATGCTGTGAACCCCACAGTGGTGATGACTGAGATGGGTCACCTTGCCTGGAGCGACCCTGAAAAGTCCAAGAAGATGACGTCCCGGATCCCTCTAGGTCGCTTTGCAG AGGTCGAGGACGTTGTGAACACAATTTTATTCCTGCTTAGTGATAAGAGCAACATGATTAATGGCATCACTCTTCCTGTGGACGGAGGCTTTCTGGCCTGCTGA